ATGAATACAAAAGAGTTATGAAACAATGTCAAAGAGATTTTATCCCGTGATGAATCAATTCCCCCTGAAATATATAACTACTATATTAGCGATACCCAAATTTATACTGTTTCGGATAATAATTGTTTAATTACAACAAAATCAGAAATTGCAATTGGTGTTTTTGAAGCTGGCCTGAATGAAAAAATCAAACAAATTCTAAAAAAATTAACCGGAATTGAATATAACATTTCTTTTGAACTAGAAAAAAATATTAATAAAATCCCAGCGACTAATAACAATATTGATACTTTAATTGGTTCTGATGATAATTCTTATTATGATTATTATACTTTTGAAAACTTTGTGAAAGGTGATTCTAACCGTGAAGCGTTGCAAGCGGCGTTGGCTGTTGCACTTGATCTTGGAAAAAAATGGAATCCTTTATTTATCTATGGTGATTCTGGTTTAGGAAAAACCCATTTATTACATGCAATTAAAAATAAAGTTGATGAAATTTACCCCGGAACACAAAAAGTAAAATATTTAAAAGCCGATGAATTTGGAAAAATGGCAATGGATATTTTAAATCAAGGTCATGAAGTTATTGAAGCTTTTAAAACTTCTTATGATAAATTTGATTGTTTATTAATTGATGACATTCAATTACTAGCCAAACGAAATAAAACTAACGAATTATTCTTCTATATTTTTAACTCTTTTATTGAAAAAAATAAACAAATTGTTATTACTTCTGATAAATATCCCGATGATCTTGGTGGCTTTGAAGCACGGATTATCTCTCGTTTTTCTTATGGATTAAGTATTGGGTTGGATTCTCCCGACTTTGAGACAGCAATTAAAATCCTTGAACAAAAATTAAAACAGCAAAATAACTTAGCTTTATTTTCCGAAGAGTCACTAGAATTTATTGCTTTAAACTTTAATAGTGATGTGCGAAAATTAGAAGGAGCAATTAAACGGTTATTGTTTTTAGCTGTCATGAACAAAAAACCAGAGGAAATTATTACTTTAAAAGATGTTGAAAAAGCATTTAAAAATGCCCCACTCCAAAATAATGAAAAAATAACACCAAAAAAAATCAAACAAATTGTTGCTGATCATTATAATATCACAGTTAAGGCAATGATGAGTAAATCACGAATTAGTAATGTTATGCAAGCGCGCCAATTAGCAATGTATTTTTGTCGAACAATTCTTGATGAACCTTATACCAGAATTGGGGTTGAATTTGGTGGCAAAGATCATACAACAGTTATGAACAGTGTTAAAAAAGTTGAAAAGCAAATTGCAACAAATAAAGAATTTAAACAACTTGTAAATTCTATTCGTAAAAAGATTGAAGGTAAATAACATTGTTTTCCACCCAATAATTTAATATTTAACAAGACAAAAATTCAAAGACATTCTCATTTTTCCACAATATCAACACTATAATAATAATAAATTAAAGAATAATTTATAACAAAAGTGTATAATATTCTTATGATATAAATATGAAATTATGAGGTGCAATATATGATCGTAAATATCAAAAGAGAAAAAATATTAGAAGAATTACTAAAAGTAAGTAGAATCATATCACAAAGGACTTTAATTCCATCATTATTAGGAATCTTAATTGAAGTAAAAAAAGATAAAATTACTTTTACAACATCAGATGGTGACACTTCCATTAAATCAGAAATCCCAGTGGGCAAGGATTTAGTAATTAAATCAATAGGTGGCATTTTAATTAAAAATAAATTTATCATTGAAGTTATCCGCAAAATTGAAGATGAATTTATTACCTTAGAAGCAATTGAAGGTAGTTTAGTTAAAATTAAAGCTAATAATTTTGATTCAATCTTAAATACTCTAAATGCTTCAGATTACCCTCATATATCATTTGATACAGAAGGAAAAGAAATTACCTTCAATAATAACCTTTTAAAAGAAATTATTTCACAAACCTCTTTTGCCATTGGGGAAAGAGAAAAACGAATTGTGTTCAATGGTTTAAATATTCGCACGGATAAAGCAAATAATTTATTAGTAATCACGGCGACTGATTCGTTTCGTTTAGCATGCAAAAAAATTAATTATACTAGTGAAAATGATTTTGACGTTATTATTCCAGGAAAATTTATTAATGAAATTGGTAAACTTTTAACTGAAAATGATGATGATATTAAGATGAAGATTAGTGATAAATCTGTATGTATTATCTTAAATAATACAATAATACAATCAAAAATCATTGAGGGAAAATATCCTGACACAACCAAAGTAATTCCTGAGAATTTTGTTAGTTTATTAACATTAAATAATCGTGATTTAATTAAAATAATTGAAAGAGCTAGTGTATTATCAAACGAGGCAATGACAACAATTGTTACCTTAAAAATCAAAGACAACAAGGTATTTATCACTTCCTTTACCCAAGAAATTGGTAATTCCGAAGAAGAAATTAAAGATTTCCGGTTAAGTGGTACTGATCAGACCATTACTTTTAATTCAAAATACATCTTAGATGCTTTAAAATCATTTAAGACAAAAGAAGTAACAATTAAAATGATTGATGAAACAAAGCCTTTGATTATTGTTGCCGATGAAGAACCAAGTCTACAACAATTAGTATTACCAATTCGCTCATATTAATAACTTATAAATTGTTTATAAGTTATTTTTTTATTTTTTACGATTTTTTCGTATAATTTAGATACTAATTTTTGATAATAAAAAAAATAATATTGCAGAAATTAATTAGATAATTCACCCCTAATTTCCCTTAAAAATGGTAAAATATCATTGTATTGGAAATGAGGTTACTTTGTATTATGAATAATAACTATGATTCAGGTTCAATCCAAGTTTTAGAAGGATTAGAAGCAGTTAGAAAACGACCAGGAATGTATATTGGTTCAACTAATATTAGAGGGTTGCACCATTTAGTATGAGAAATTGTTGATAATTCAATTGATGAAGTTTTGGCTGGCTATTGTGATCAAATTGATATTGTAATAAATAAAGATAATTCAATTACAATTAAAGATAATGGGAGAGGGATTCCTATTGATATTCATGAAAAAACCAAAGTTTCAGCCCTAGAAACTGTTTTTACTGTTTTACATGCTGGGGGAAAATTTGATTCAAATACTTATAAGATTTCCGGTGGTCTACATGGAGTTGGAGCCAGTGTTGTTAATGCTTTAAGTAAATATTTAAAAGCAGAAGTTTATAAAGATAATAAAAGTTATTTAATTGAATTTCATCATGGGGGAAAGATTTTAACACCTCTACAAGAAATTGGAACAACTGAATTAAGAGGGACAACAATTACATTCCAACCAGATGAAACTATTTTTAAAGAAACAACAATTTTTAGTTTTTCAATTATCGAAGCAAGAATTAAACAATTAGCTTTTTTAAATAAAGGTTTAAAAATTTCATTAACTGATCTACGAGAAGATGAAGTTAATAAGGTAGCCTATCAATTTGCTAATGGTATTAAAGATTATGTGGGAGAATTAAATAAAACAATTGGATTACCGGTTAATGACATTTTTTATGTTGAAGGTAGTGAAAATAATATTCAAGTTGAATTTGGTTTGCAATATAATGATAGTTACTCTGATAATATTTTTTCATTTTGTAATAATATTAATACCTATGAAGGGGGAACCCATGAAGAAGGGATCAAGTTAGCAATCCAAAGAGAAATTAATAATTATGTTAAGAATTTAAATAAAAATAATAATAAAAATAATGATGACAAGTTTAATTGGGATGATTTAAGAGAAGGTTTGGCATGTATTATTTCTGTTAGAATTCCGGATCCCCAATTTGAAGGACAGACAAAGACAAAGTTATCAAATACGGAAGTTCGTAAAATTGTTTCAAATATTGTAGGAAAGGGATTAAGTAGTTATTTATTAGAAAACCCAGATGATGCCAAAAAAATTATTGAAAAAATTAATTTATCATTAAAAGCACGCATTGCAGCACAACGCGCAAAAGAAAATACTCGGCGAAAAACGGCTATGGATAGTTTTTCGTTACCAGGGAAATTATCAGATTGTGAAACAAAAGATGCTAATATTGCCGAATTATATATTGTCGAAGGGAACTCTGCGGGTGGAAGTGCCAAAGCAGGACGAGATCGCAAATTTCAAGCAATCTTACCATTACGGGGAAAAGTTTTAAATGTTGAAAAAGCTAAACAAATTAAAGTGTTTGAAAATAATGAAATTATTTCAATTATCACTGCTTTAGGAGCGGGGATTAAAGATAATTTTAATTCAAAAAAATTACGTTATCGTAAAATTGTTATTATGACCGATGCTGATGTTGATGGATCCCATATTAGAATTTTATTATTAACTTTCTTTTACCGTTATATGAAAGGTTTAATCGAAGAAGACTGTGTTTATATTGCTCAACCCCCATTATATAAAATTCAACATGGTAATAAAGTTAAATATGCTTATTCAGACAGTGAATTAGAAGAAATCAAAGCAGAATGGAAAGAAGATAATATTAATAATTTTACCATCCAACGGTATAAAGGATTAGGAGAAATGAATTCTGATCAATTATGGGATACCACAATGAACCCAGACAATCGCTTATTATTAAAAGTTTCTGTTAATAATGCAATTGAAGCAAATGTAATATGTAATGAACTAATGGGTGACAATGTGGAACCACGTAAAAAGTTTATTAAGGAAAATGCTAAATATGTGAAGAATTTAGATATTTAATTAAGAGGAGATTAATAAATGAGTGCAGAAGATAATAAAAATTATGATGGTGAGATTAAAGTAATTGATATTGCTGATGAAATGAAAACTAGTTTTTTAGATTATGCAATGTCTGTCATTGTTTCACGTGCAATTCCTGATGTTCGTGATGGGTTAAAACCAGTTCATCGTCGCATTCTTTATGCCATGTGGGATTTAAATATGACCCATGATAAACAACATAAAAAATCAGCGCGGATTGTGGGGGAAGTTATTGGTAAATACCACCCTCATGGTGATACTTCTGTTTATGAAGCAATGGTTAGAATGGCCCAGGATTTTTCTTACCGTTATCCTTTAATTGATGGACATGGTAATTTTGGATCATTAGATGGTGATGAACCAGCGGCGATGCGTTATACAGAAGCACGGATGAGTAAAATTGCCGGAGAATTAATTAAAGATATTGAAAAAGAAACTGTTGATTTCAATGATAACTATGATGGTAGTGAAAGGGAACCTTCCTATTTAACAGGATATTTTCCTAACCTTTTAATAAATGGTGCAAGTGGAATTGCGGTTGGGATGGCTACTAATATTCCACCTCATAACTTAAATGAAATTATTAATGGTGTGATTGCTATTACAAGAAATAAAGATATTACCACCGCTCAATTAATGCAAATTATAAAGGGACCTGATTTTCCAACAGGAGCATTAATAACAGCAGGGAATAGTTTATTAAAAGCTTATGAGACTGGGAATGGTTCAATTACTATTCGTGCTAAAATAAATATTGAAGAAAAAAATAATTGAAAAAGTATAATAATATCAGAAATTCCTTACCAAGTTAACAAAGCACGATTAGTAGAAAAAATTGCTGAATTAATTCGGGAAAAAATAATTAATGGAATTGCTGATTTAAGAGATGAATCAAACCGGGACGGAGTGCGCATTGTTATTGAACTAAAACGTGATGCACAAGAAACTTTAATTTTAAATAAGTTATATAAGATGACTCCGTTGCAAACTAATTTCTCATTAAATATTTTAGCTTTACATAAGAACCAACCAAAAATTATGGGTTTAAAACAGATCCTAAATTATTTTATTGAACACCAAGTTGAGATTATAATTAAACGAAGTATTTATGAATTAAATAAAATTACTAGTCGATTATTAATTTTAAAAGGTTTAAAAATCGCGTTAGATAATATTGATGAAGTTGTGGAAATAATTAAAAAATCCGATAGTTCACAAATAGCAATTGCAGCGTTAATGCAACGTTTTGAATTAGTTGTTGAACAAGCGAAAGCTATTTTGGAAATGCGTTTGCAAAGATTATTAGGATTAGAAGTTCAAAAAATTAATGATGAAATAATTGAAATAGAAAAAAGAATTATTGAACTTAATAATTTTATTAATAGTCGCGAAAAACAATTAGAGTTAATGATTACAGAATTAGAAGTTATTAAAACAAAATATGGTGATGAACGCCGTAGTATGATTATTAAGGAAGAGTTAACTGAAATTGATCCTGAAGAATTAATTAAACGAGAAGAAATTTTAATCATGTTAACAAAAGATGGTTATGTAAAAAGAGTCTCAAATGATACTTTCAAACCACAGAATCGCGGCGGTAAAGGAGTAACCGGATTATCTAATTCAGAAGATGTCTTAAGCAAAATTATAAGTGCTAATAGTATTGATTCTTTATTAATTTTTACGGATGCGGGAAGAGTTTATAAATTACGAGCATACCAAATTGAATCTTATTCTCGACAAGCACGAGGAATTCCAATTATCAATTTAATTTCAATTGATAAGAAAGAAAATATTAAGTCTATTTTAGCTGTTAATGAATTAGATGAAAGTACTGATAATTTATTCTTTGTAACTAAAAGAGGAATTATTAAAAAAACTAAACTATTAGAATTTAACCAAATTCGAAATACTGGAAAGGTTGCAATTGAATTAAAAGCAAATGATGAAGTAGTTGATGTTATCTTAACAAAAGGAAATGATGATATTATTATTGCAAATAGTGAAGGAAAAGTAATTCGCTTTAATGAAAACGAAATTCGCGCTATGAATCGCCAATCAGTTGGGGTAAAAGGAATATCAAATGGTCCTAATAGTGAAGTTATAGGAATTTGCTCTGGTCGTGATGCAAAGTATATTTTATCAATTACTACTAATGGTTTTGCGAAAAAAACATTATTGGAAGAATATCGGATCACCGGACGCGGTACTAAAGGGGTTAAATCAATGGCTTTAACTGAAAAAAAAGGAGATTTAAAATTTGTTAAATCAGTTGTTGGAGATGAAGATATTTTATTAGCAACAAAACATGGTAACGTAATTAGAATTGCACTAGACCAAATTCCAGTTTCTGGGCGAACTACAACTGGAATTAAAATTATTAAATTAGAAAATGATGATGTTTTAGAAGCTAGTGAGTTAATTAGAAAAAATGATCAAGAAAATGATGAAGGAAATAAGCAAGGAGATAATTAAAAATGTTGGACCAAAAATATGTGATTGAAAATATTGAACAAGTTATTAAAAGATTAAATGATCGTCAAGATGATTTTTCATACTTAAAGCAATTAGTTGATTTATCTGATCAGCGCAAAAAATTAATTACGGAATCTGAAAAATTAAAAGAAACTAGAAATAGTAATTCAAAAAAAGTTGGCGAATTAATGGCAGTAAAAAAAATATCAGAAGCTGATGAACTTAAAAAATTAATTTTAGAAGCAAAAAAAACTATTGAATCCCTAGATGAAAAATTAGCCATTGTTGAAGAAAAAATTAAAGCAATTCTAGATGTTACGCCTAATATTCCTGATGAATCAGTACTTGTTGGAAAAGATGAAAATGATAATGTGGAGATTAGAAAATGAGGAAGTATTAGAAAAATAAATAATATTAAAGAACATTGAGAAATTGCCACTAATTTAGATATTATTGATTTTGAAAGAGGAACTAAATTGTCAGGGTCAAGATTTATTATTTATAAAGGTTTAGGAGCACGGTTAGAAAGAGCAATTATAAATTTAATGCTAGATGAGCATTTGAAACGCGGTTATGTTGAAGTAATTCCTCCCATTTTGGTCCAACCTCAAATAATGCATGGGACAGGTAATTTACCAAAATTTGCAGCAGATGCTTATTATGTTGAAAAAGATAATTTATTTTTAATCCCAACTGCCGAAGTGCCAGTTACTAATATGTACCGTGAAGAAATCTTACAAGAATCGCAATTACCAATTCGTCATTGTGCGTATACACCATGTTTTAGACAAGAAGCCGGATCAGCTGGCAAAGATACAAAAGGAATTATTCGTCTCCATCAATTTAATAAAGTTGAGATGGTAAAAATTACAACCCAGGAAGAATCTTTCAATGAATTAGAAAAAATGGTCAATGATGCTGAACATATTTTACAATTATTAGAAATCCCTTATCGAGTAATCATCTTATCAACCGGGGATATGGGATTTTCTTCATCAAAAACCTATGATTTAGAATTATGAATGCCTGGGCAAGATAAATATCGGGAAGTATCATCATGTTCAAATTGTAAAGATTTCCAAGCAAGAAGAATGAAATTAAGATACAAAGATAATGCTGGGGTTGTTAAATTAGTTCATACATTAAATGGTTCAGGATTAGCAATTGATCGTGTTATTGCCGCAATTTTAGAAAATTACCAAAATGCTGATGGTAGTGTAACAGTGCCTAAAGCTT
The sequence above is drawn from the Spiroplasma eriocheiris genome and encodes:
- the dnaN gene encoding DNA polymerase III subunit beta: MIVNIKREKILEELLKVSRIISQRTLIPSLLGILIEVKKDKITFTTSDGDTSIKSEIPVGKDLVIKSIGGILIKNKFIIEVIRKIEDEFITLEAIEGSLVKIKANNFDSILNTLNASDYPHISFDTEGKEITFNNNLLKEIISQTSFAIGEREKRIVFNGLNIRTDKANNLLVITATDSFRLACKKINYTSENDFDVIIPGKFINEIGKLLTENDDDIKMKISDKSVCIILNNTIIQSKIIEGKYPDTTKVIPENFVSLLTLNNRDLIKIIERASVLSNEAMTTIVTLKIKDNKVFITSFTQEIGNSEEEIKDFRLSGTDQTITFNSKYILDALKSFKTKEVTIKMIDETKPLIIVADEEPSLQQLVLPIRSY
- the serS gene encoding serine--tRNA ligase, with product MLDQKYVIENIEQVIKRLNDRQDDFSYLKQLVDLSDQRKKLITESEKLKETRNSNSKKVGELMAVKKISEADELKKLILEAKKTIESLDEKLAIVEEKIKAILDVTPNIPDESVLVGKDENDNVEIRKWGSIRKINNIKEHWEIATNLDIIDFERGTKLSGSRFIIYKGLGARLERAIINLMLDEHLKRGYVEVIPPILVQPQIMHGTGNLPKFAADAYYVEKDNLFLIPTAEVPVTNMYREEILQESQLPIRHCAYTPCFRQEAGSAGKDTKGIIRLHQFNKVEMVKITTQEESFNELEKMVNDAEHILQLLEIPYRVIILSTGDMGFSSSKTYDLELWMPGQDKYREVSSCSNCKDFQARRMKLRYKDNAGVVKLVHTLNGSGLAIDRVIAAILENYQNADGSVTVPKALQPYLGIDKIS
- the gyrA gene encoding DNA gyrase subunit A; translated protein: MSAEDNKNYDGEIKVIDIADEMKTSFLDYAMSVIVSRAIPDVRDGLKPVHRRILYAMWDLNMTHDKQHKKSARIVGEVIGKYHPHGDTSVYEAMVRMAQDFSYRYPLIDGHGNFGSLDGDEPAAMRYTEARMSKIAGELIKDIEKETVDFNDNYDGSEREPSYLTGYFPNLLINGASGIAVGMATNIPPHNLNEIINGVIAITRNKDITTAQLMQIIKGPDFPTGALITAGNSLLKAYETGNGSITIRAKINIEEKNNWKSIIISEIPYQVNKARLVEKIAELIREKIINGIADLRDESNRDGVRIVIELKRDAQETLILNKLYKMTPLQTNFSLNILALHKNQPKIMGLKQILNYFIEHQVEIIIKRSIYELNKITSRLLILKGLKIALDNIDEVVEIIKKSDSSQIAIAALMQRFELVVEQAKAILEMRLQRLLGLEVQKINDEIIEIEKRIIELNNFINSREKQLELMITELEVIKTKYGDERRSMIIKEELTEIDPEELIKREEILIMLTKDGYVKRVSNDTFKPQNRGGKGVTGLSNSEDVLSKIISANSIDSLLIFTDAGRVYKLRAYQIESYSRQARGIPIINLISIDKKENIKSILAVNELDESTDNLFFVTKRGIIKKTKLLEFNQIRNTGKVAIELKANDEVVDVILTKGNDDIIIANSEGKVIRFNENEIRAMNRQSVGVKGISNGPNSEVIGICSGRDAKYILSITTNGFAKKTLLEEYRITGRGTKGVKSMALTEKKGDLKFVKSVVGDEDILLATKHGNVIRIALDQIPVSGRTTTGIKIIKLENDDVLEASELIRKNDQENDEGNKQGDN
- the gyrB gene encoding DNA topoisomerase (ATP-hydrolyzing) subunit B gives rise to the protein MNNNYDSGSIQVLEGLEAVRKRPGMYIGSTNIRGLHHLVWEIVDNSIDEVLAGYCDQIDIVINKDNSITIKDNGRGIPIDIHEKTKVSALETVFTVLHAGGKFDSNTYKISGGLHGVGASVVNALSKYLKAEVYKDNKSYLIEFHHGGKILTPLQEIGTTELRGTTITFQPDETIFKETTIFSFSIIEARIKQLAFLNKGLKISLTDLREDEVNKVAYQFANGIKDYVGELNKTIGLPVNDIFYVEGSENNIQVEFGLQYNDSYSDNIFSFCNNINTYEGGTHEEGIKLAIQREINNYVKNLNKNNNKNNDDKFNWDDLREGLACIISVRIPDPQFEGQTKTKLSNTEVRKIVSNIVGKGLSSYLLENPDDAKKIIEKINLSLKARIAAQRAKENTRRKTAMDSFSLPGKLSDCETKDANIAELYIVEGNSAGGSAKAGRDRKFQAILPLRGKVLNVEKAKQIKVFENNEIISIITALGAGIKDNFNSKKLRYRKIVIMTDADVDGSHIRILLLTFFYRYMKGLIEEDCVYIAQPPLYKIQHGNKVKYAYSDSELEEIKAEWKEDNINNFTIQRYKGLGEMNSDQLWDTTMNPDNRLLLKVSVNNAIEANVICNELMGDNVEPRKKFIKENAKYVKNLDI
- the dnaA gene encoding chromosomal replication initiator protein DnaA, with amino-acid sequence MNTKELWNNVKEILSRDESIPPEIYNYYISDTQIYTVSDNNCLITTKSEIAIGVFEAGLNEKIKQILKKLTGIEYNISFELEKNINKIPATNNNIDTLIGSDDNSYYDYYTFENFVKGDSNREALQAALAVALDLGKKWNPLFIYGDSGLGKTHLLHAIKNKVDEIYPGTQKVKYLKADEFGKMAMDILNQGHEVIEAFKTSYDKFDCLLIDDIQLLAKRNKTNELFFYIFNSFIEKNKQIVITSDKYPDDLGGFEARIISRFSYGLSIGLDSPDFETAIKILEQKLKQQNNLALFSEESLEFIALNFNSDVRKLEGAIKRLLFLAVMNKKPEEIITLKDVEKAFKNAPLQNNEKITPKKIKQIVADHYNITVKAMMSKSRISNVMQARQLAMYFCRTILDEPYTRIGVEFGGKDHTTVMNSVKKVEKQIATNKEFKQLVNSIRKKIEGK